One window from the genome of Mumia sp. ZJ1417 encodes:
- a CDS encoding DNA alkylation repair protein: MKDDVASVADRLTVALAGHGDAERAEGAARYLKSMRPHLGVRVPDVRGTVRATLRTSGVAGPEDVLHLATRLWASEVHEHRLAAVFVLAQRAGALTCEDLAMVEHMLREAETWAIVDPLATEVVSAVTARPGSTVACGDVLDRWARDADFWVRRAALLALLPALRAGGGDWERFSRYADSMLDERELFVRKAIGWVLRDTARRPPSSSPSGSPDVAGPLVAQAYRAR; this comes from the coding sequence ATGAAGGACGACGTCGCGTCCGTCGCCGACCGCCTCACCGTCGCGCTCGCAGGGCACGGTGATGCCGAACGCGCCGAGGGCGCCGCGCGCTACCTGAAGAGCATGCGCCCTCACCTCGGCGTCCGGGTGCCGGACGTCCGGGGCACGGTCCGCGCCACCCTCCGTACCAGCGGGGTGGCCGGCCCCGAGGACGTCCTCCACCTCGCCACCCGGCTGTGGGCGTCCGAGGTTCACGAGCACCGGCTCGCGGCTGTGTTCGTCCTCGCCCAGCGTGCGGGCGCGCTCACCTGCGAGGACCTCGCGATGGTCGAGCACATGCTGCGCGAGGCGGAGACCTGGGCGATCGTCGACCCGCTCGCGACCGAGGTGGTGAGCGCCGTGACCGCGCGACCGGGCAGCACGGTCGCCTGCGGCGACGTCCTTGACCGCTGGGCGCGGGACGCCGACTTCTGGGTACGCCGGGCGGCGCTGCTCGCGCTGCTACCGGCGCTGCGGGCGGGCGGAGGCGACTGGGAGCGCTTCAGCCGGTACGCCGACTCGATGCTCGACGAGCGGGAGCTCTTCGTTCGCAAGGCGATCGGGTGGGTCCTGCGCGACACCGCGCGACGTCCCCCGAGCTCGTCGCCGAGTGGATCGCCCGACGTCGCCGGACCCCTCGTCGCGCAGGCCTACCGCGCGCGCTGA
- a CDS encoding thioredoxin family protein, with amino-acid sequence MPLGVSVLLVVLVATGAFALVRKRVDGRVRTTSPTSVSAAAPVAPAREVLTAAEIGAELGSGATLVQVSSAFCAPCRAARVLLTKVADARDDVAYADVDAESHLDLVRRLDIRRTPTVLVLDSAGAVVARASGVPKMPEIEAVLTSVIRSRISDVG; translated from the coding sequence GTGCCTCTCGGTGTCTCCGTCCTCCTCGTCGTGCTCGTGGCGACCGGTGCGTTCGCGCTGGTCCGCAAGCGCGTCGACGGTCGCGTGCGCACGACGTCGCCCACGTCGGTGAGCGCTGCTGCCCCGGTCGCCCCGGCCCGTGAGGTGCTGACTGCGGCCGAGATCGGCGCCGAGCTGGGGAGTGGGGCGACGCTCGTCCAGGTCTCGAGCGCCTTCTGCGCGCCGTGCCGCGCAGCGCGGGTGCTGCTGACGAAGGTGGCCGACGCGCGCGACGACGTGGCGTACGCCGACGTCGACGCCGAGTCGCACCTCGATCTCGTCCGTCGGCTCGACATCCGGCGCACCCCGACCGTGCTGGTGCTCGACAGCGCGGGCGCTGTCGTCGCCCGTGCGAGCGGCGTGCCCAAGATGCCCGAGATCGAGGCAGTGCTGACCTCGGTCATTCGATCTCGCATCTCAGATGTCGGATAG